The following coding sequences lie in one Sandaracinaceae bacterium genomic window:
- a CDS encoding DEAD/DEAH box helicase codes for MATPPHALRFAHPSTQRWFEQAFPCATEAQALAWPSIASGASTLLLAPTGSGKTLSAFLVALDKLMFGTPAQQPGTRVLYLSPLKALGVDVERNLAVPLAGITQQALADGVPHRVPSVGVRSGDTPQKVRAQLGKRPPDILITTPESLYLLLTSQARAGLAHVETVIVDEIHAVVGTKRGAHLALSLERLEALRRAANPEAPPLQRIGLSATQRPLTEVAAFLGGFEVTLDPATPQVPQLTPRPVTVVDAGRGKTFALRVELPPEVEAEPGTEPAGSRPAAPSIWPSLHARLLALIQEHHTTLVFVNSRRLAERLAQALNDLAGTEVARAHHGSISKEARAELEGRLKLGTLPAVVATSSLELGIDMGAVDLVVQIEAPPSVASGIQRIGRAGHQVGAVSKGVLFPTHRSDLLACAALVQHVHAGHVEETRYLVNPLDVLAQQVVAMLAAEPVDVSTLYAWVRGAAPFAELPRRAFEGVLDMLSGRYPSDRFAELRPRIRWDRVTGRLEARRGARLLAVVNGGTIPDRGLYGVYLAGAEKPTRLGELDEEMVFESQPGDVFQLGATSWRVDEITHDRVLVVPAPGEAGRMPFWKGERPSRPLEFGRVIGELAGQLSAQPAADAERVLQEQHSLDAFAASELVRYIAEQRAATGAVPSDRAIVLERFADALGDRCVAILSPFGGRVHAPWATAIKRRLESAYGTTLDVMWHDEGMLFRLPELAQAPDPALFFPESDGLEDSVSRALADTALFAAHFRENAGRALLLPKRRPGQRVPLWLNRRRSADLLSVAGDFGDFPMVLETYRECLRDVFDLPGLGSLLQQIERREVSVTVVDSARPSPFAASLLFSWVGNYLYDDDAPVAERRARALTLDHAQLRELLGEPDLRQLLDPLAIAQVERSLQHLDARQAHTADGVHDLLRDLGALTGPALAERYEGEAPLAELLAQLAEHWRVISVDIHGVPHVIAAEDLSRYRDALGVTPPPGVPPVFLEPVPDPLGDLVGRFARTHGPFRAADAASRLGLTLAATQLALRQLVADGRVVEGAFLPTGEGHEHCDEQVLKRLRRASLARHAREVEPVPADTLGRFLPAWQGVGERGRGPEALLDVIAQLEGYPLPATDLERSVLPARLADFDVRDLDALLASGEVLFQGRGSLGLRDARVALFLADSVDTLLVPPAPLPISVEEHEPSLIRQVQHALTGHGAMFFHELLAETRAFPADLLAAIWELMHQGVVTNDTLLPLRSLARPDGREASRGRGRPVSGRLVGGRTAGRPARGRQTPPGGEGRWSLLFPPHLESDTQATDTERAEARVTRLLLRHGVLLRESLTAEEVPGGFGGIYPVLDAMETAGRVRRGYFVKDLGGVQFAWPGAAERLRTLRERAASAGPEVLELAAMDPAQPYGAVLPWPAGGGRFARSAGARVWLVDGALAGYRAASGKNLVTHLPAADPERGRLAAALVSALAQSPSAAHLEAVDGGHPQESALAPWLDAAGYRASGRGVFRRGTTSAP; via the coding sequence GCGCTGGTTCGAGCAGGCGTTCCCATGCGCCACCGAGGCGCAGGCGCTGGCCTGGCCGTCCATCGCGAGCGGGGCCTCCACGCTGCTGCTGGCACCCACGGGCTCGGGCAAGACGCTCTCCGCGTTCTTGGTGGCGCTCGACAAACTCATGTTCGGCACGCCCGCGCAGCAACCCGGCACGCGCGTGCTGTATCTCTCGCCGCTCAAGGCGCTGGGCGTGGACGTGGAGCGCAACCTCGCCGTGCCGCTCGCCGGCATCACGCAGCAGGCCCTTGCCGATGGCGTGCCGCATCGGGTGCCCAGCGTGGGGGTGCGCTCCGGCGACACGCCCCAAAAGGTGCGCGCGCAGCTGGGCAAGCGGCCGCCGGACATCCTCATCACCACGCCCGAGTCGCTGTACCTGCTGCTCACCAGCCAGGCGCGCGCGGGCTTGGCTCACGTCGAGACGGTCATCGTGGACGAGATCCACGCGGTGGTGGGCACCAAGCGCGGCGCGCACCTGGCGCTGAGCCTCGAGCGCCTCGAAGCGCTGCGGCGCGCTGCCAACCCGGAAGCCCCGCCGCTCCAGCGCATCGGGCTGAGCGCCACGCAGCGGCCGCTGACCGAGGTGGCCGCGTTCCTGGGCGGCTTCGAGGTCACGCTGGACCCGGCCACGCCTCAGGTCCCGCAGCTCACCCCGCGCCCGGTCACGGTGGTGGACGCGGGCCGAGGCAAGACCTTTGCGCTGCGTGTGGAGCTGCCGCCCGAGGTGGAAGCCGAGCCGGGTACCGAGCCCGCAGGCTCGCGCCCTGCGGCACCCAGCATCTGGCCCAGCCTGCACGCGCGCCTGCTGGCGTTGATCCAGGAGCACCACACCACGCTGGTGTTCGTGAACAGCCGGCGCCTGGCCGAGCGGCTGGCGCAGGCGCTCAACGATCTGGCGGGCACCGAGGTGGCTCGCGCGCACCACGGTAGCATCAGCAAGGAGGCCCGTGCGGAGCTCGAGGGGCGGCTCAAGCTGGGCACGCTGCCCGCCGTAGTGGCCACGTCGTCGCTCGAGCTGGGCATCGACATGGGCGCGGTGGACCTGGTGGTGCAGATAGAGGCACCGCCGTCGGTGGCGTCCGGCATCCAGCGCATCGGGCGCGCCGGGCACCAGGTGGGCGCGGTGTCGAAGGGCGTGCTGTTCCCCACCCACCGGAGCGACCTCTTGGCCTGCGCGGCGCTGGTGCAGCACGTGCACGCGGGCCACGTGGAAGAAACACGCTACCTGGTGAACCCGCTGGACGTGCTGGCGCAGCAGGTGGTGGCCATGCTGGCGGCCGAGCCGGTGGACGTGAGCACGCTGTATGCGTGGGTGCGCGGCGCGGCCCCCTTCGCGGAGCTGCCGCGGCGCGCGTTCGAGGGCGTGCTGGACATGCTGAGCGGACGCTATCCGTCCGACCGCTTCGCCGAGCTGCGGCCGCGCATCAGGTGGGACCGCGTCACGGGGCGGCTCGAGGCGCGGCGCGGTGCGCGGCTCCTGGCGGTGGTGAACGGCGGCACCATCCCCGACCGTGGCCTCTATGGCGTGTACCTGGCCGGCGCCGAGAAGCCCACGCGCCTCGGCGAGCTGGACGAGGAGATGGTCTTCGAGTCGCAGCCGGGCGACGTGTTCCAGCTGGGCGCCACCAGCTGGCGGGTGGACGAGATCACGCACGACCGTGTGCTGGTGGTGCCTGCGCCGGGCGAAGCGGGGCGCATGCCGTTCTGGAAGGGCGAGCGCCCCTCGCGGCCGCTCGAGTTCGGCAGGGTCATCGGCGAGCTCGCGGGCCAGCTCAGCGCGCAGCCCGCGGCAGACGCCGAGCGCGTGTTGCAGGAGCAGCACAGCCTGGACGCGTTCGCCGCCTCCGAGCTGGTCCGCTACATCGCCGAGCAGCGTGCCGCCACCGGGGCCGTGCCCAGCGACCGGGCCATCGTGCTCGAGCGCTTCGCCGATGCGCTGGGGGACCGCTGCGTAGCCATCCTCTCGCCTTTCGGGGGCCGCGTGCATGCGCCCTGGGCCACCGCCATCAAGCGCCGCCTCGAGAGCGCCTACGGCACCACGCTGGACGTCATGTGGCACGACGAGGGCATGCTCTTCCGGCTGCCCGAGCTTGCCCAGGCGCCGGACCCCGCGCTGTTCTTCCCGGAGTCCGACGGCCTCGAAGACAGCGTCTCGCGCGCGCTCGCAGACACCGCACTGTTCGCCGCGCACTTCCGTGAGAACGCGGGCCGCGCGCTGCTGCTGCCCAAGCGCCGGCCCGGGCAGCGCGTGCCCCTGTGGCTCAACCGGCGGCGCTCAGCGGACCTGCTCTCGGTGGCGGGCGACTTCGGCGACTTCCCCATGGTGCTCGAGACTTACCGCGAGTGCCTGCGCGACGTGTTCGACCTGCCCGGGCTCGGCAGCTTGCTGCAGCAGATCGAGCGCCGCGAGGTGAGCGTCACCGTGGTGGACAGCGCGCGCCCGTCGCCCTTCGCTGCATCGCTGCTGTTCAGCTGGGTGGGCAACTACCTCTATGACGACGACGCGCCCGTGGCCGAGCGCCGCGCGCGCGCGCTGACGCTGGACCACGCACAGCTGCGCGAGCTGCTGGGTGAGCCCGACCTGCGCCAGCTGCTGGACCCGCTGGCCATCGCCCAGGTGGAGCGCAGCCTGCAACACCTGGACGCCCGCCAGGCCCACACGGCCGATGGGGTGCACGACCTGCTGCGTGATCTCGGCGCGCTCACGGGGCCCGCGCTGGCGGAGCGCTATGAAGGAGAAGCGCCGCTCGCGGAGCTGCTCGCTCAGCTGGCGGAGCACTGGCGAGTTATCTCTGTTGATATCCACGGTGTGCCGCACGTCATCGCCGCGGAAGACCTCTCGCGCTACCGCGACGCACTGGGGGTCACCCCACCGCCTGGGGTGCCGCCCGTGTTCCTCGAGCCCGTGCCGGACCCGCTGGGTGACCTGGTGGGCCGCTTTGCCCGCACGCACGGGCCGTTCCGCGCGGCCGATGCCGCCTCTCGGCTGGGCCTCACGCTGGCGGCCACTCAGCTTGCCCTGCGGCAGCTCGTGGCCGACGGGCGCGTGGTGGAGGGTGCCTTCCTGCCCACGGGTGAAGGGCACGAGCACTGCGACGAGCAGGTGCTCAAGCGGCTCCGGCGTGCGTCGCTGGCTCGGCATGCCCGCGAGGTGGAGCCTGTCCCCGCCGACACGCTGGGGCGCTTTCTGCCCGCGTGGCAGGGCGTGGGGGAACGGGGTCGCGGTCCCGAGGCCCTGCTGGACGTCATCGCCCAGCTCGAGGGTTATCCGCTGCCCGCCACCGACCTCGAGCGCAGCGTGCTGCCCGCGCGGCTGGCCGACTTCGACGTGCGCGACCTGGACGCGCTGCTGGCCTCCGGCGAGGTGCTGTTTCAAGGGCGGGGCTCGCTCGGGCTGCGGGATGCGCGCGTGGCGCTGTTCCTCGCGGACAGCGTGGACACGCTGCTGGTCCCGCCTGCACCGCTCCCCATCTCGGTGGAGGAGCATGAGCCCAGCTTGATACGCCAGGTGCAGCACGCGCTCACGGGGCACGGCGCCATGTTCTTCCACGAGCTGCTGGCCGAGACGCGCGCCTTCCCGGCTGACCTGCTGGCCGCGATCTGGGAGCTCATGCACCAGGGCGTTGTCACCAATGACACGCTGCTTCCGCTCCGCAGTCTGGCCCGCCCAGACGGGCGTGAGGCGTCACGTGGTCGGGGTCGGCCCGTCAGCGGTCGCCTCGTTGGTGGCCGGACGGCAGGCCGCCCAGCTCGCGGCCGGCAGACCCCGCCAGGCGGCGAGGGGCGCTGGTCGCTGCTGTTCCCGCCCCACCTCGAGAGTGATACCCAGGCCACGGACACCGAGCGCGCCGAGGCCCGCGTCACGCGGCTCTTGCTGCGGCACGGCGTGCTGCTGCGCGAGAGCCTCACCGCCGAGGAGGTGCCAGGCGGCTTCGGCGGCATCTACCCGGTGCTGGACGCCATGGAGACGGCCGGGCGGGTGCGGCGCGGCTACTTCGTGAAGGACCTGGGCGGGGTCCAGTTTGCGTGGCCCGGCGCGGCCGAGCGCCTGCGCACTCTGCGTGAGCGTGCCGCGAGCGCGGGCCCCGAGGTGCTGGAGCTGGCCGCCATGGACCCGGCTCAGCCCTACGGCGCCGTGCTCCCCTGGCCGGCGGGGGGTGGCCGCTTCGCCCGTAGCGCCGGCGCGCGTGTCTGGCTGGTGGATGGTGCACTCGCAGGCTACCGCGCGGCCAGCGGCAAGAACCTGGTCACCCACCTGCCAGCGGCGGACCCGGAGCGTGGGCGCCTCGCAGCGGCCCTGGTGAGCGCCCTCGCGCAGAGCCCGAGCGCCGCGCACCTCGAGGCCGTCGACGGCGGGCACCCCCAGGAGTCCGCGCTCGCGCCCTGGCTGGACGCCGCCGGCTACCGCGCGTCGGGGCGGGGCGTCTTCCGGCGTGGTACGACGAGCGCACCATGA